From the genome of Acetomicrobium thermoterrenum DSM 13490, one region includes:
- a CDS encoding alanine/ornithine racemase family PLP-dependent enzyme, giving the protein MIIERKTIMGSNPKLRVGLEKIRDNASKVVELCKKTGIRAGGVTKGLCGNLKVAEAMVDGGCFFLADSRVKNIANLKREGVNSPFMLLRLPMPSETDAVVTWADVSLVSMAETILLLDEACKIQNKFHEVIVMVDVGDLREGIWPSDVEIETMASALKKCKRVHCLGVGTNVGCYGGVLPSRENMGRLVEVGRKLEDLLGYKLAVYSGGSSSSLALIEKGEMPREINQLRIGEAILLGTDVTGGRKIPYLNQDTMFLEAEVIEVRRKPSVPVGEIGADAFGNVPFFEDRGVRLRAVLALGKQDVRLEGIKPLQKGIRILGASSDHMILDVENCDENISPGSVLAFRVDYGAMLAAATSPYVEVVAEAE; this is encoded by the coding sequence TTGATTATCGAAAGGAAGACGATCATGGGAAGTAATCCCAAACTTAGGGTAGGGCTCGAAAAAATCCGGGATAACGCTTCGAAAGTGGTGGAGCTTTGCAAAAAAACCGGCATCAGGGCGGGTGGCGTTACAAAGGGGCTTTGTGGAAACCTAAAGGTAGCCGAGGCGATGGTCGACGGAGGATGTTTCTTTTTGGCCGACAGTCGCGTAAAAAATATCGCAAATCTCAAAAGAGAAGGCGTGAATTCTCCTTTTATGCTTTTGCGCTTGCCGATGCCAAGCGAAACAGATGCTGTGGTGACTTGGGCCGATGTAAGCTTGGTTTCCATGGCTGAGACGATCTTACTCTTAGATGAAGCCTGTAAAATTCAAAATAAGTTTCATGAAGTAATAGTCATGGTTGACGTAGGTGATCTGCGCGAGGGTATATGGCCATCTGATGTCGAAATAGAAACGATGGCTAGTGCTTTGAAGAAGTGTAAAAGGGTTCACTGCCTTGGAGTTGGAACTAATGTCGGATGTTATGGCGGCGTTTTACCCTCCCGCGAAAATATGGGCAGGTTGGTCGAGGTTGGCCGTAAACTCGAGGACCTGCTTGGCTACAAGTTGGCGGTCTACTCGGGGGGAAGCAGCTCTTCCTTGGCGTTGATAGAAAAGGGAGAGATGCCTCGGGAAATAAATCAACTGAGAATAGGGGAAGCTATTTTGCTTGGCACTGACGTAACGGGCGGGAGGAAAATTCCCTATTTGAACCAGGATACCATGTTTTTAGAAGCGGAAGTAATAGAGGTCAGGCGAAAGCCGAGCGTGCCTGTAGGCGAAATAGGAGCAGATGCCTTCGGCAATGTGCCGTTTTTTGAGGACAGGGGGGTGCGTCTTAGGGCTGTATTAGCCTTGGGCAAGCAAGATGTCAGGCTTGAAGGAATCAAACCTCTTCAAAAAGGCATCCGCATCCTCGGTGCGTCGAGCGACCATATGATTCTAGATGTAGAAAATTGTGACGAAAACATTTCCCCGGGGAGCGTTCTGGCTTTCAGGGTAGATTATGGGGCGATGCTGGCAGCTGCTACGTCGCCTTATGTGGAAGTGGTGGCGGAAGCAGAATGA
- the cdaA gene encoding diadenylate cyclase CdaA produces the protein MIKFLSLRDILDILIIAFLIYRILLLLMDTRAMQLVKGLLLLALVSVFARTLRFEALSWILGKFLGVMFIAIPIVFQPELRRMLEEIGKGSLWRRAISREKAQSLADEVLRALLYLQSQKIGALIVLQRSTGLKDVWQSAVKLDSEISQEVLVSIFWPGNPLHDGAAILDRERVIAASCFLPLSDNPDISRWLGTRHRAALGITEVSDAISLVVSEERGEVSFAIRGHLSRGLKENQLRQLLLHYFLSESEPTSLWEKIREAFASFRSGGVKDDEMDR, from the coding sequence ATGATCAAATTTCTGTCCTTGCGCGATATTCTAGATATACTCATTATTGCCTTTCTCATATATCGCATCCTCTTATTGCTGATGGATACAAGGGCCATGCAGCTTGTAAAGGGGCTGTTGCTTTTGGCCTTAGTCAGTGTATTTGCCAGGACTTTGCGCTTTGAAGCTTTATCGTGGATATTGGGAAAGTTTTTAGGCGTTATGTTTATAGCCATTCCCATTGTATTTCAACCTGAACTGCGACGGATGCTCGAGGAAATAGGCAAAGGAAGCCTGTGGAGACGGGCCATATCCAGGGAGAAGGCGCAGTCTTTGGCGGATGAGGTTTTAAGGGCCCTACTGTATCTCCAATCTCAAAAAATAGGGGCTTTGATAGTTCTTCAAAGGAGCACTGGACTTAAAGACGTGTGGCAATCTGCTGTAAAATTGGACTCTGAAATTTCTCAAGAAGTGTTGGTATCCATTTTTTGGCCGGGCAATCCCCTCCATGACGGTGCTGCCATACTGGATAGGGAACGGGTGATTGCGGCTTCATGTTTTTTACCCCTGAGCGATAATCCGGATATTTCAAGATGGCTTGGTACGAGGCATAGGGCAGCCTTAGGAATAACGGAGGTATCGGATGCCATATCTTTGGTGGTTTCGGAAGAGCGGGGAGAGGTTTCCTTTGCAATACGCGGTCACCTCTCCAGAGGTCTTAAAGAAAACCAATTGCGTCAGTTGCTCCTTCACTACTTTCTTTCGGAAAGCGAACCCACATCGCTGTGGGAAAAGATCCGTGAGGCCTTTGCTTCATTTCGTTCTGGAGGTGTAAAAGATGATGAAATGGATCGATAA
- a CDS encoding CdaR family protein produces the protein MMKWIDNLFSSRTFLKVFSLVLAFFLWFYVTGDSNTDVVRSYRLALQLRNVPSGVTIQLPSREVEVQVAANRFLASNIIPEKDIVCYVDLQGLEPGRHTLPVRTSLSTGLQLITINPSTVDLRLEKSAERAIPVTPELPQLPDGYALRSVIVSPSQVIVRGTESDVKRITGAVVVPSLADLLANEKISLKVMLKPQSQEWSNVTVIPDKVDFQAEVDIVKIKKEVPIFVPIEGEPHPDYIVTSILTTPGNVILEGSKVTLNGISSITTKSLNISGINEDMEAQLPISVPKGINVLGDKSVTVKVTLKQRIATMKYENLEIEIRGRGIYRNWKIDPTKVDVIIEGPPSIVSSLEGKEPAIVAYVDITNIVSRRLSIPVNVEVKVKGISVKKVDPDRVTFTVLD, from the coding sequence ATGATGAAATGGATCGATAATCTGTTCTCCTCCAGGACATTTTTGAAGGTATTTTCCTTGGTACTCGCCTTTTTTCTGTGGTTTTATGTCACGGGAGACAGCAATACCGATGTGGTAAGATCTTACAGACTGGCTTTACAGCTTCGAAATGTCCCTAGCGGGGTTACGATCCAACTTCCCAGCAGGGAGGTCGAGGTTCAAGTGGCTGCCAACAGGTTTTTGGCATCGAACATTATCCCCGAAAAGGACATAGTTTGTTATGTCGACCTTCAGGGATTGGAGCCGGGGCGGCATACCCTCCCAGTAAGGACATCTTTGTCAACGGGATTGCAGTTGATAACAATAAACCCCTCAACGGTGGATCTCAGATTGGAAAAGAGCGCGGAAAGGGCGATCCCCGTTACGCCGGAATTGCCTCAGCTGCCCGACGGATATGCTTTACGAAGCGTTATCGTGTCTCCCTCCCAAGTGATCGTACGGGGTACAGAAAGCGATGTGAAAAGGATAACGGGCGCAGTCGTCGTTCCCTCTCTTGCCGATCTGCTTGCCAACGAAAAGATAAGTCTTAAGGTGATGCTTAAACCTCAATCGCAGGAATGGTCGAACGTAACAGTGATCCCTGACAAGGTTGATTTTCAGGCTGAGGTCGATATCGTAAAGATAAAAAAAGAAGTTCCCATCTTTGTTCCCATTGAAGGGGAGCCTCATCCCGATTATATCGTTACGTCCATTCTGACTACTCCAGGGAACGTGATATTGGAAGGGTCAAAAGTGACACTTAACGGGATCAGTTCCATCACTACAAAGTCTCTGAATATAAGCGGAATAAATGAAGACATGGAAGCGCAACTTCCCATTTCAGTCCCGAAAGGGATCAATGTATTGGGAGATAAAAGCGTAACCGTGAAGGTAACATTAAAGCAAAGGATTGCTACTATGAAATACGAAAATTTGGAGATAGAGATAAGGGGCAGAGGTATATATAGAAATTGGAAAATAGATCCCACTAAAGTGGATGTGATCATTGAGGGGCCCCCGTCCATTGTTTCTTCCCTTGAAGGTAAGGAGCCCGCAATAGTGGCGTATGTAGATATTACGAATATAGTGTCCAGGAGATTGTCCATACCCGTAAACGTTGAAGTAAAGGTTAAAGGGATCAGCGTCAAGAAGGTCGATCCTGACAGGGTTACCTTTACGGTTCTGGATTAG